From one Thermatribacter velox genomic stretch:
- a CDS encoding FGGY family carbohydrate kinase, giving the protein MKKLLMGVDVGTSGIKVVIFDLEGNVLASKAEEVPIISKQQDQAEENMQVIWEKTSQAIRSCLTSCGEEIASSIAALGVTGQGTGCWLLDSNLEPIGNAIVWIDGRAKQLIDLWKEDGRHAEAFRLTSNSIFTGSPLAILAWLKENQPQHLQKARHLVFAKDWVKFKLTGKIATDLSDLFMLPYPIEGEVKEVLRLFDLLEVEDLLPPFEDPCQVIGEVTPQAAQATGLPAGIPVVNGVVDVVACAVALGILEAGQAYSILGTTCFNAFLTDCVDALFKPEGVGITVAYPLPGLYLRSMATMSGTLSLDWFLNNFFSHLRERFPDKQAFFAHLEQEMQRVPPGAGGIIFLPYISPGGERAPFIDPHARGVFFGLSLPHDEMYILRSVYEGVAFSVLDCFQALATELEEIRLSGGGVKSSFWCQVLSDVLGVKVVVPRAPELGALGISMIAGVGVGMYKDLRDAFEKVFRVSKEFYPRLEHHRLYREKYNVYRTLREKLVDVWRMNDLIS; this is encoded by the coding sequence ATGAAAAAGTTGCTCATGGGGGTAGATGTCGGTACCAGTGGGATTAAAGTGGTCATTTTTGACCTTGAAGGGAACGTTCTTGCCTCAAAAGCAGAGGAGGTACCAATCATCAGCAAGCAACAGGATCAGGCCGAAGAAAATATGCAGGTTATCTGGGAGAAGACTTCACAGGCAATACGTAGTTGCCTTACTTCTTGCGGTGAAGAAATTGCCTCTTCCATTGCAGCGTTGGGGGTAACTGGTCAGGGTACGGGATGCTGGCTACTTGATTCCAATCTGGAACCTATAGGAAATGCTATTGTCTGGATTGATGGACGAGCGAAGCAATTAATTGACCTCTGGAAAGAAGATGGGAGACATGCCGAAGCTTTTCGGTTGACCAGTAACAGCATTTTTACTGGTTCGCCTTTGGCTATTCTGGCCTGGTTAAAAGAAAATCAACCGCAGCACTTGCAAAAAGCGCGCCATCTGGTTTTTGCCAAGGACTGGGTAAAATTTAAGCTAACTGGAAAAATTGCAACCGACCTTTCAGACCTTTTCATGCTTCCTTATCCCATCGAAGGTGAAGTAAAAGAGGTATTGAGGCTTTTTGATCTTCTTGAAGTTGAAGACCTGTTGCCTCCTTTTGAAGACCCCTGCCAAGTTATTGGAGAGGTTACGCCCCAGGCAGCCCAGGCTACAGGCCTTCCAGCAGGAATTCCTGTGGTGAACGGCGTTGTGGATGTGGTGGCCTGTGCTGTTGCGCTGGGCATACTGGAGGCAGGACAAGCCTACTCTATTTTGGGAACTACCTGTTTCAATGCTTTTTTAACTGATTGTGTGGATGCTCTGTTTAAGCCTGAAGGGGTAGGTATCACGGTTGCCTATCCGCTTCCTGGTCTGTATCTCCGCTCCATGGCTACGATGTCGGGAACGCTCAGTCTGGACTGGTTTTTGAACAATTTCTTTTCTCATCTGCGCGAGAGGTTTCCTGATAAGCAGGCTTTTTTTGCGCATTTAGAACAGGAAATGCAGAGGGTGCCTCCGGGAGCTGGTGGTATCATCTTTCTTCCCTATATCAGTCCAGGAGGCGAGAGAGCGCCCTTTATCGATCCCCATGCCCGGGGGGTTTTCTTTGGTTTGAGTCTGCCCCATGATGAAATGTATATTCTGCGCTCTGTTTATGAAGGTGTGGCTTTTTCGGTACTGGATTGCTTTCAGGCTCTGGCAACCGAACTTGAAGAGATACGCCTTTCGGGTGGAGGCGTGAAAAGTTCTTTCTGGTGTCAGGTACTTTCTGACGTTTTAGGTGTCAAGGTGGTGGTTCCCAGGGCTCCTGAGCTGGGTGCGCTGGGTATCTCCATGATTGCAGGGGTGGGTGTCGGAATGTATAAAGATTTACGGGATGCTTTTGAGAAGGTTTTCAGGGTTAGCAAGGAATTTTACCCTCGCCTGGAGCATCATCGGCTTTATAGGGAAAAGTATAACGTTTACAGAACTTTGAGAGAA
- a CDS encoding alcohol dehydrogenase catalytic domain-containing protein → MKVLRYYDRHTLKMEDWPVPDIGEDEVLVETRACGICASDILDWYREPKAPTFLGHEPAGVIVKTGSSVQNLKVGDRVFVHHHVPCFVCRYCRAGEFSMCPDFRASHIYPGGFAEFIKVPGENVRKGLLLLPENVSFVEATLVEPLACCIQAFKRSLFKRGDTVLVVGAGFNGLALTQLARIYGAGAVLVSEPDPFRRELAFSLGVDAVIDPNQEDVAEVLKEQNKGYLADVVFVTPPFPKAIEGAINCLERGGRLLLYAPSQPGEKVSLEINSFYFSHLTIRASYSASPLDTREALSLLEKGLIKTDLLINCVLPFSQFQEAFWKVRNDKKVIKCVLTFEKKLVSEVGRTR, encoded by the coding sequence ATGAAGGTTTTACGCTATTATGACCGCCATACCCTTAAAATGGAGGATTGGCCGGTGCCGGATATTGGAGAAGATGAAGTCCTGGTTGAAACCAGAGCCTGCGGTATTTGTGCAAGTGATATCCTGGATTGGTATCGAGAACCTAAAGCACCAACCTTCCTGGGGCATGAGCCAGCAGGCGTTATAGTTAAGACTGGGTCTTCCGTTCAGAATTTGAAAGTCGGGGATCGGGTGTTTGTGCATCATCATGTACCGTGTTTTGTATGTCGCTACTGCCGTGCTGGTGAGTTTTCAATGTGTCCGGATTTTCGTGCAAGCCACATATACCCTGGTGGTTTTGCAGAGTTCATCAAGGTTCCGGGCGAAAATGTGAGAAAAGGGCTTTTATTGCTTCCGGAAAATGTTTCGTTTGTGGAAGCTACTCTGGTAGAACCTCTGGCTTGCTGCATTCAGGCTTTCAAGCGTTCTCTTTTTAAGCGTGGTGATACGGTACTGGTAGTTGGTGCGGGATTCAACGGATTAGCGTTAACCCAGCTGGCGAGAATCTATGGTGCAGGCGCAGTTTTGGTAAGTGAACCTGATCCTTTTCGAAGAGAACTCGCTTTTTCCCTGGGGGTAGATGCAGTGATTGACCCCAATCAGGAAGACGTGGCAGAGGTTTTGAAGGAACAAAATAAAGGCTACCTGGCGGATGTGGTTTTTGTGACGCCACCTTTTCCGAAGGCTATTGAGGGGGCAATAAACTGCCTGGAGCGGGGTGGAAGGCTCTTGCTTTACGCTCCTTCCCAACCTGGTGAAAAGGTTTCTTTAGAGATAAATAGTTTTTATTTTTCTCATCTGACGATTCGTGCCAGTTATTCTGCTTCACCTCTGGATACTCGCGAAGCACTGTCGTTGCTTGAGAAAGGCTTAATCAAGACGGATTTGTTGATAAATTGTGTGTTGCCCTTTTCTCAGTTTCAAGAGGCTTTCTGGAAAGTGAGAAATGATAAAAAAGTTATAAAGTGTGTGTTGACTTTTGAAAAAAAATTAGTTTCTGAAGTGGGGAGAACTCGGTGA
- a CDS encoding cupin domain-containing protein, with the protein MAILHRLVHEGKDSWIWEGVERKEYPSGEGPRDPRGVSVCWLIGKNEGAPYFAVRYFEVQPGGQTVFDQHQHDHGVFVLRGKGKVLAGEKEYEVGFGDVIYIPPQEVHQLKNVGDEIFAFLCVIANKDFLKEVGVLTRE; encoded by the coding sequence ATGGCTATACTGCATCGATTGGTGCATGAGGGAAAGGATAGTTGGATTTGGGAAGGCGTAGAAAGGAAAGAATATCCCTCTGGTGAGGGACCCCGGGACCCTCGCGGAGTAAGTGTTTGCTGGCTGATCGGCAAAAATGAAGGTGCCCCGTATTTTGCGGTGCGCTACTTTGAGGTCCAGCCCGGTGGGCAAACTGTTTTTGACCAACATCAGCATGACCACGGTGTTTTTGTGTTGCGGGGTAAAGGAAAAGTGCTGGCCGGAGAAAAAGAGTATGAAGTTGGTTTTGGGGATGTTATATACATTCCTCCTCAAGAAGTACATCAGCTAAAAAATGTGGGTGACGAGATTTTTGCTTTTCTGTGTGTGATTGCGAATAAGGATTTCTTGAAAGAAGTCGGTGTGCTTACACGAGAATGA
- a CDS encoding zinc-binding dehydrogenase, with protein sequence MLALVQETESKESIRLLEVEEPRCGPREVKIKVRAAGICGTDVYGIASLRPPVILGHEFSGEIVEIGDQVRHFKVGERVSSETTVVRCGECPYCREGLYNLCVNRKGIGSGVNGAFAEYIVVPEFTLYRLPEYLSFEEGTLLEPLACAVRGVMEQAALKGTEKVLVFGPGPLGILVSWVANLSGAQVFLVGKAQDKERFAIALKQNIAGIIDIDEINIYQFVREKIDPYGVDVVFECSGSVHAVHQGLEVLRKRGKLVQMGILHREVELDFDTYFFSRELVVTGSRTQTSSSWQKAIALLHKHHLPLRELITHELPLERWEKGFELVRRREALKVILKP encoded by the coding sequence TTGCTGGCACTGGTTCAGGAAACGGAGAGCAAGGAAAGTATTCGTCTTTTAGAGGTGGAAGAACCTCGTTGTGGTCCTCGGGAGGTTAAAATAAAAGTCAGGGCAGCAGGTATTTGTGGAACGGATGTTTATGGGATTGCTTCTTTGCGTCCCCCTGTTATACTGGGTCATGAGTTTTCCGGTGAAATAGTCGAGATTGGAGACCAGGTTCGTCATTTCAAAGTTGGTGAGCGAGTGAGCTCAGAAACCACTGTAGTGCGCTGTGGGGAGTGCCCTTACTGCCGCGAGGGTTTGTACAATTTATGTGTGAACAGAAAGGGTATTGGTTCAGGAGTTAATGGGGCTTTTGCAGAGTATATTGTGGTTCCTGAATTTACCCTTTATCGCCTGCCAGAGTATCTTTCTTTTGAAGAGGGTACACTTCTGGAACCCCTGGCCTGTGCGGTGCGTGGTGTTATGGAACAGGCTGCGCTGAAGGGCACAGAAAAGGTGCTGGTCTTCGGCCCTGGTCCGCTGGGCATTCTGGTGAGCTGGGTGGCAAACTTATCCGGTGCCCAGGTGTTTCTGGTGGGAAAAGCTCAGGATAAAGAACGGTTTGCAATTGCTTTAAAACAAAATATTGCGGGGATTATTGATATTGACGAAATAAATATATATCAATTTGTTCGAGAAAAGATCGATCCTTACGGTGTGGACGTGGTTTTTGAGTGTTCTGGTTCTGTTCACGCTGTGCATCAAGGGTTGGAAGTTCTCAGAAAGCGTGGTAAATTAGTACAAATGGGTATATTACATCGAGAAGTGGAGTTGGATTTTGATACCTATTTTTTCTCACGGGAGCTGGTGGTTACTGGTTCGAGAACCCAGACCTCTTCGAGCTGGCAAAAAGCTATAGCATTGCTGCACAAGCACCACCTACCCCTGAGAGAACTGATTACTCATGAATTACCTCTTGAGCGTTGGGAAAAAGGATTTGAGCTGGTCCGCCGCAGAGAAGCCCTAAAGGTTATTTTGAAGCCTTAA
- a CDS encoding ABC transporter permease, translating into MKSNSVNNQQKASKFGRMDSGAFSVGALKVDSNILRLLLIAVAIFLVMGLLRPHTFLTLRNFRSMSYQFPELGVLSVAMMLTMLTGGIDLSVVGTANLAGILAAKLMTTALPPGTGGSQVALVIMGAILIALGTGILCGLFNGFLVARVGIPPILATLGTMQLYTGIAMVITKGYAVLGYPEQFLFIGNGVVGIFPVPLILFAAVAVVFAIVLNKTAFGFQVFMLGTNATAARFSGINNTLVLLKTYLISGFLAGLAGIIVIARTNSAKADYGTSYVLQAVLVSILGGVNPSGGFGTVSGLVLAILSLQFLSSGFNMLRFSNFFKEFTWGFVLILVMVINYLSVTYQNRRRLARQKRMVAATDNLVDDE; encoded by the coding sequence ATGAAAAGTAACTCGGTTAATAATCAACAAAAAGCATCGAAGTTTGGAAGAATGGATTCTGGTGCATTCTCAGTTGGTGCATTGAAGGTAGACAGCAACATCTTGCGTTTGCTGCTCATAGCGGTGGCCATTTTTCTGGTTATGGGCCTTTTACGCCCTCATACTTTTTTAACTTTACGCAATTTCCGCTCCATGTCCTATCAGTTTCCAGAGTTGGGAGTCCTGTCAGTTGCCATGATGTTGACCATGCTCACAGGAGGAATAGACCTTTCTGTAGTGGGAACTGCCAATCTGGCAGGTATTCTGGCTGCCAAGTTGATGACTACTGCTTTGCCGCCGGGGACAGGGGGAAGCCAGGTTGCTCTGGTCATTATGGGAGCAATCCTTATTGCACTTGGTACAGGTATTTTGTGTGGCCTTTTTAATGGTTTTCTCGTGGCCAGGGTGGGTATTCCTCCTATTCTGGCTACTCTGGGAACCATGCAGCTTTACACGGGTATTGCCATGGTGATTACCAAGGGTTATGCGGTGCTGGGATATCCGGAGCAATTTTTGTTTATCGGTAACGGTGTGGTAGGGATATTCCCTGTACCTTTGATTTTGTTCGCAGCGGTTGCTGTAGTTTTTGCAATAGTCCTCAATAAGACAGCTTTTGGTTTTCAGGTTTTTATGCTGGGAACCAACGCTACTGCTGCTCGTTTTTCTGGAATCAACAATACTTTAGTGCTTTTGAAAACCTATTTAATATCTGGGTTTCTGGCTGGGCTGGCGGGTATCATTGTTATAGCTCGTACCAATTCTGCTAAGGCTGATTACGGGACTTCTTACGTTTTGCAGGCTGTTTTAGTATCAATCCTGGGTGGGGTGAATCCCAGCGGGGGTTTTGGAACAGTTTCTGGATTGGTTTTGGCCATTCTTTCCTTGCAGTTCCTTTCCAGCGGTTTTAACATGCTTCGTTTCAGTAATTTCTTTAAAGAATTTACCTGGGGTTTTGTTTTGATTCTGGTGATGGTAATCAATTATCTCAGCGTTACCTATCAAAATCGACGGCGTTTGGCCAGACAAAAAAGAATGGTTGCTGCTACGGATAATTTGGTTGATGATGAGTGA
- a CDS encoding ABC transporter permease, producing MSKFFDKVLSKNELFLAFIILGLILIIGAINPNFFTLATLYDMLRSSVVMGIFGVGVLMVLVSGGIDISFTAIAAFAMYVTTRYLKGIGFEGSILSAFIISGGLGALLGFINAVLISSFRLPTLIVTLGTSNMFRGFLLAFVGTKIISVLPPGMVRFSRMELFPVKTMIGGTNGLSVSVFVLALVIPITWFILNRTMLGRGIYALGGDRVAAERAGLNIAFIQFFVYCYVGFLAGVAGVVHASLIRTASPFDLVGTELSVIAAVVLGGARITGGHGTVLGSILGVFLVVIMNNSLIMMGVPSYWQTAVVGIIIILGTGLTAWRSRRTHRVSLLDTQES from the coding sequence ATGAGTAAATTTTTTGACAAAGTCCTGAGTAAAAACGAGCTTTTTTTGGCTTTTATCATTCTGGGCTTGATTCTAATAATTGGTGCAATTAACCCTAATTTTTTTACTCTGGCTACCCTGTACGATATGTTGCGTTCCAGCGTTGTTATGGGGATCTTTGGTGTAGGAGTTTTGATGGTATTGGTTTCGGGAGGAATTGATATTTCCTTTACGGCTATAGCAGCTTTTGCTATGTACGTTACTACTCGTTATCTCAAGGGTATTGGCTTTGAAGGGTCTATCCTGTCTGCTTTCATTATTTCTGGTGGTTTGGGCGCGTTACTCGGGTTCATAAACGCCGTGCTTATTTCTTCTTTTAGGCTACCAACACTTATTGTAACCTTGGGGACATCCAATATGTTCAGGGGTTTCTTGCTGGCCTTCGTAGGAACCAAAATTATCAGCGTTCTTCCTCCAGGCATGGTACGTTTTTCACGGATGGAACTTTTTCCAGTTAAAACTATGATTGGGGGAACCAATGGTCTTTCGGTGTCGGTTTTCGTTCTGGCGTTGGTTATTCCGATAACCTGGTTTATATTGAATCGCACCATGCTGGGTAGGGGCATTTACGCCCTTGGAGGGGATAGGGTAGCAGCTGAGCGTGCTGGGTTAAATATTGCTTTCATACAGTTTTTTGTGTATTGTTACGTGGGTTTTCTGGCGGGCGTTGCTGGCGTTGTTCACGCTTCTTTGATCCGCACTGCCAGCCCTTTTGACCTGGTAGGTACAGAACTTTCTGTTATTGCGGCAGTGGTTCTGGGAGGTGCTCGCATAACGGGAGGACATGGAACAGTTTTGGGTTCCATTTTGGGTGTTTTCCTGGTAGTGATAATGAATAACAGCCTCATCATGATGGGTGTTCCTTCTTACTGGCAGACTGCAGTCGTTGGCATCATAATCATACTTGGTACTGGTCTTACTGCTTGGCGGAGCAGGCGAACACATCGCGTCAGTTTGCTTGATACTCAAGAAAGCTGA
- a CDS encoding sugar ABC transporter ATP-binding protein encodes MGEEFLVVKNVSKSFAGVQALKKVNLTIGRAEIRCLVGENGSGKSTLIKIISGAEAPDEGEIIINGKKFFRLHPIDSIREGIQVIYQDFSLFPNLTAAENIAFNYLLEKRRRLVDWKEVHNVARKAVESINVNIPLDRKVEELSVADKQLIAISRALLHNARLIIMDEPTTALTRKEVRSLFRVIKQLQQEGVSILFVSHKLDEVLEISEKVTILRNGRNVADGDRSSFDRSKLVFYMTGREIKESRYQYKPDATREPLLRVERLGCKGSFTDVSFELYPGEILGITGLLGSGRTELAMALFGLQPATEGNIYLDGKPVRIRSVQDAIRHGMGYVPEDRLTEGLFLPQSIGNNIVVSVIYRLLKRMGIIDLVQKNQQIMRWIKDLKIVTPSPDLPVQSLSGGNQQRVVLAKWLATMPKLLILNGPTVGVDIGSKSDIHQIIRSLAQQGMGVIIISDDIPEVVQNCNRILLMKRGRIVEEFSGEQVTEEELTQKMIGEEGLETKTKKTPTFV; translated from the coding sequence ATGGGTGAAGAATTCCTGGTAGTGAAGAATGTAAGTAAATCTTTTGCTGGGGTGCAGGCTCTCAAAAAGGTTAACCTGACGATTGGACGGGCGGAAATTCGCTGTTTAGTAGGAGAGAACGGTTCTGGTAAGTCAACTCTCATTAAGATCATTTCCGGAGCAGAGGCCCCCGATGAGGGAGAAATCATTATCAATGGCAAAAAGTTTTTCAGACTTCATCCTATCGATTCCATTCGTGAAGGCATTCAGGTTATTTATCAGGATTTCTCGTTGTTTCCCAACCTTACCGCGGCTGAAAATATCGCCTTCAACTACTTGCTTGAGAAAAGAAGACGCTTAGTGGACTGGAAAGAGGTACATAATGTTGCGCGAAAAGCTGTGGAGAGCATCAACGTGAATATTCCTCTCGACCGCAAGGTGGAAGAGCTTTCGGTTGCAGATAAACAGTTGATTGCGATTTCGCGTGCTCTTTTGCATAACGCACGTTTGATCATCATGGATGAGCCAACCACCGCTTTAACCCGGAAAGAAGTGCGTTCCTTGTTTCGGGTGATAAAGCAATTGCAACAAGAAGGAGTTTCTATTCTCTTTGTTAGTCATAAGCTCGATGAAGTTCTGGAGATTTCGGAAAAAGTAACCATTTTGCGTAATGGACGTAATGTGGCTGACGGCGATCGCTCAAGCTTTGATCGCTCTAAATTGGTTTTTTACATGACAGGTCGCGAGATTAAAGAGAGTCGTTATCAATATAAGCCGGACGCTACCAGAGAACCTTTATTACGGGTTGAACGTCTTGGTTGTAAGGGCAGTTTTACTGATGTTTCCTTCGAGCTTTATCCGGGAGAGATTTTGGGTATAACTGGCCTTTTGGGTTCGGGCCGTACTGAATTAGCCATGGCCTTGTTTGGTCTTCAACCGGCTACTGAGGGCAACATTTATCTTGATGGAAAACCAGTTCGCATTCGCAGTGTGCAGGATGCTATTCGACATGGTATGGGTTATGTTCCCGAGGATAGACTTACTGAGGGGCTTTTTCTTCCTCAGTCCATAGGTAACAACATAGTTGTGAGCGTCATTTATCGTTTGTTAAAGAGAATGGGCATTATTGATCTTGTTCAAAAGAATCAACAGATAATGCGCTGGATAAAAGACCTCAAAATTGTGACTCCCTCTCCGGATTTGCCAGTACAGAGCCTTTCTGGGGGCAACCAGCAGAGGGTAGTTCTGGCTAAATGGCTGGCTACCATGCCCAAACTTTTGATTTTGAACGGTCCTACCGTTGGGGTGGACATAGGTTCGAAATCCGATATCCACCAGATTATCCGTTCTCTGGCGCAACAGGGCATGGGCGTGATTATCATTTCGGACGATATCCCAGAGGTTGTCCAGAATTGCAATCGTATCCTTTTAATGAAGAGGGGGCGAATAGTCGAAGAATTTTCTGGTGAACAGGTTACCGAGGAAGAGTTGACCCAGAAGATGATTGGTGAAGAAGGACTGGAGACAAAAACTAAGAAGACGCCAACTTTCGTTTGA
- a CDS encoding autoinducer 2 ABC transporter substrate-binding protein, with protein MKKLTLFLMVVLLVAILVVPAMAKKYTIATVVKVDGIAWFERMREGVKKFAADTGHEAFLVGPPRADAALQVQIIEDLIAQGVDAICVVPFSPEAVEPVLKRAMDEDIVVITHEASNIQNAHWDLEAFDNYAFGAKLMDILASYMGEEGEYATMVGSLTSKTHMEWITGSVERQKEKYPKMKLVTETPLEDYDDQTRAYENMKELLRTYPNLRGVRTAASTAAPGCGLAVEEAGLQDQIAVVGPSLVSLCGQYLESGAVKAIGFWDPADAGYAMNKLAVMVLEGKEVTDGMDLGVPGYNNLRMDGRVLYGEAWVFVTKDNMDQYDF; from the coding sequence ATGAAGAAGTTAACTCTTTTCTTAATGGTAGTTTTGTTGGTAGCCATTCTGGTTGTTCCAGCAATGGCAAAGAAGTATACCATTGCTACTGTAGTAAAGGTTGATGGTATCGCCTGGTTTGAACGCATGCGAGAAGGTGTTAAGAAATTCGCCGCCGATACTGGTCATGAGGCTTTCCTGGTGGGTCCTCCTCGTGCTGATGCCGCCCTGCAGGTTCAAATCATTGAAGATTTGATTGCTCAGGGAGTAGATGCTATCTGCGTGGTTCCCTTCTCCCCTGAAGCGGTAGAACCAGTTTTGAAGAGAGCTATGGATGAGGATATTGTGGTTATTACCCATGAAGCATCCAATATCCAGAATGCTCACTGGGATCTCGAGGCTTTCGATAATTACGCTTTTGGAGCCAAATTGATGGATATTCTGGCCAGCTACATGGGTGAAGAGGGAGAATACGCCACTATGGTGGGCAGCCTTACTTCCAAGACCCACATGGAGTGGATTACTGGAAGCGTAGAGCGCCAGAAGGAAAAATATCCCAAAATGAAGCTGGTAACCGAAACACCCCTTGAGGACTACGACGACCAGACCCGTGCTTACGAGAATATGAAGGAACTCTTGCGAACCTATCCCAATTTGCGTGGTGTGAGAACTGCAGCTTCCACCGCGGCTCCTGGTTGTGGACTGGCAGTGGAAGAAGCTGGCTTGCAAGACCAGATTGCGGTAGTTGGTCCCAGTCTGGTATCCCTTTGTGGACAGTACCTGGAGAGCGGAGCAGTCAAAGCTATTGGTTTCTGGGATCCGGCCGATGCAGGGTATGCTATGAACAAGCTGGCAGTTATGGTTTTGGAAGGCAAGGAAGTTACCGATGGAATGGACCTGGGAGTTCCTGGCTACAACAACCTTCGCATGGATGGACGCGTTCTCTACGGCGAGGCCTGGGTTTTTGTAACCAAAGACAACATGGACCAGTATGATTTTTAA
- the rpe gene encoding ribulose-phosphate 3-epimerase, with product MKISASLLSCDTAYLGDTVVELERAGVDFVHLDIMDGHYVENFAFSPKTVQDLRRITNLPLEVHLEIDNPERYITAFAEAGADLIIVQLDVCRHPIRILDTIHKYGKKAGLAVNPGDSFERIKYFAEYVDYVLLMSVEPGFGGQKFERSVMGKVRLVKTLFEECDYQIPVGLDGGVSLENIGAIREAGIEVVVVGTALFSQEPLSQVVAAFKGL from the coding sequence TTGAAAATTTCCGCTTCGCTTTTGTCTTGTGACACAGCCTATCTGGGCGATACGGTCGTTGAGCTGGAACGGGCAGGAGTGGATTTCGTTCACCTGGATATTATGGATGGCCATTATGTGGAAAATTTTGCTTTTTCTCCCAAAACAGTTCAAGATTTGAGGAGAATAACTAATTTGCCGCTTGAGGTGCACCTCGAAATAGATAATCCTGAACGTTATATCACTGCTTTTGCGGAAGCTGGGGCGGATTTGATAATTGTTCAGCTCGATGTTTGCAGGCATCCGATACGAATTTTGGATACCATCCACAAATATGGTAAAAAGGCCGGGCTTGCTGTTAATCCTGGCGACAGTTTTGAGCGAATCAAGTATTTTGCTGAATATGTTGATTATGTGCTTTTGATGAGTGTTGAACCGGGCTTTGGTGGTCAAAAGTTTGAGAGGTCAGTTATGGGAAAAGTTCGGCTGGTAAAAACATTGTTTGAGGAATGCGATTATCAGATTCCTGTAGGCCTGGATGGCGGAGTGAGCCTTGAAAACATTGGTGCGATAAGAGAAGCTGGGATAGAGGTGGTCGTGGTAGGAACAGCCCTATTTTCTCAAGAACCTTTATCCCAGGTTGTTGCTGCGTTTAAGGGTTTGTAG
- a CDS encoding ABC transporter ATP-binding protein, translated as MASILLQNITKVFDNKVVAVKDLTLEIPDKGLVSLLGPSGCGKTTTMRIISGLEEPTAGKVFFDGRDVTQVSPEERNVAMVFQFPVVYPGMTVYENIAFPLVAHKVPKKEIRRRVEEVAEVFEISHLLKQDTYNLDAGIKQKIVLARAFVRKPNVYLLDEPLTNVDPATRLELRTILKRLQSNLGQTMVYVTHDQGEALTLADRIAVMNEGKVLQYDSPEEVYSNPSNTFVGYFIGNPGMNFLNCSLQAGESVCIMQARSFSYVLKNLSRDFLGDSEKRELIIGIRPENLEILFEPREGYVPFEVVLSEPIGNRLVLHLRSGEDTLKAKIPRTSVEIGQKVWVGFPLEFLKFFDAQTLEAVEV; from the coding sequence ATGGCGAGCATATTATTGCAAAACATTACCAAGGTTTTTGATAATAAAGTGGTTGCGGTTAAAGACTTGACTCTGGAGATTCCTGATAAGGGGTTGGTTAGTCTTCTGGGTCCTTCAGGTTGTGGCAAAACTACAACCATGAGAATCATATCTGGTTTGGAAGAGCCAACTGCAGGCAAGGTCTTTTTTGATGGTAGAGACGTCACGCAGGTTTCACCTGAAGAGAGAAATGTGGCAATGGTGTTTCAGTTTCCGGTTGTGTATCCGGGAATGACCGTTTACGAAAACATTGCTTTTCCACTGGTTGCCCATAAAGTGCCGAAAAAAGAAATCAGGCGCAGGGTCGAAGAAGTTGCTGAAGTGTTTGAAATCTCACACCTTTTAAAGCAGGATACTTATAATCTCGATGCAGGAATCAAACAAAAAATCGTTCTGGCCCGGGCTTTTGTAAGAAAACCCAATGTTTACCTTTTAGATGAACCCCTTACCAATGTGGATCCTGCAACGAGGTTGGAGTTGCGGACCATTTTGAAACGCTTGCAATCCAATCTTGGACAAACCATGGTTTATGTGACCCACGATCAGGGTGAAGCCCTGACTCTGGCTGACAGGATTGCCGTTATGAATGAGGGTAAGGTATTGCAGTATGATTCTCCTGAGGAGGTCTATTCTAACCCCAGCAATACCTTTGTTGGTTACTTTATAGGGAACCCAGGTATGAATTTCTTAAACTGTTCCTTGCAAGCGGGAGAGTCTGTTTGCATTATGCAAGCTCGTAGCTTTTCTTATGTTTTGAAAAATCTTTCTCGAGATTTTCTTGGTGATTCAGAAAAGAGAGAGCTTATAATTGGCATACGTCCGGAAAATCTGGAAATCCTTTTTGAGCCCCGCGAGGGTTATGTTCCCTTTGAGGTTGTTTTGTCCGAGCCAATAGGGAACAGGTTAGTTTTACACCTTCGTAGCGGGGAAGATACGCTGAAGGCTAAAATTCCGCGTACCAGTGTAGAGATTGGACAGAAAGTATGGGTTGGCTTTCCGCTTGAGTTTTTGAAGTTCTTCGATGCGCAGACTCTGGAGGCGGTCGAGGTTTAG